A genomic segment from Roseibium algicola encodes:
- a CDS encoding acylneuraminate cytidylyltransferase — translation MRPLLGVPLVVRTIQTALQAKAVNEVFVTSDDEEILKLSHEAGATIIRRPDALSNSTASSEAALLHALEHLQAQGRALPDFLVFLQCTSAFTRPEDIDLVVGSMVSKGAKAALSVVEDHGFIWQEGEDGFAQGITHDHSKPRQRRQDMKPRYRENGAIYAMHVPSFLEKKERFCGPVVMVPVDGPTVEIDSQEDWDVVEAFLHGRDRKAQLTTRPQSIKAVITDFDGVHTDDRVTIDQDGREWVTCSRRDGLGLELLGKRNVRLMILSKETNPVVKARAAKLQVQVINQVDNKHSILDAWRKDFQLDWQDLAYIGNDVNDIECMRACALSFAPADAHPSARSVADHVLSADGGKGAIREMCDYLLTEGLVGER, via the coding sequence ATGCGTCCTCTGTTGGGCGTACCGCTTGTCGTGCGTACAATCCAAACTGCATTGCAGGCGAAAGCGGTGAATGAGGTTTTTGTCACAAGCGACGATGAAGAAATACTAAAGCTATCTCACGAAGCTGGTGCAACTATTATTCGGCGTCCGGATGCTTTAAGCAACAGTACTGCAAGTTCCGAGGCAGCGCTCCTGCATGCGCTTGAACATTTGCAGGCACAGGGGAGGGCGTTGCCTGACTTTCTTGTTTTCCTGCAATGCACGTCGGCTTTCACGCGTCCTGAAGACATCGATCTTGTCGTGGGGAGTATGGTCAGCAAAGGCGCGAAAGCAGCGCTTTCTGTTGTTGAGGATCATGGCTTCATATGGCAGGAGGGTGAAGATGGCTTTGCTCAGGGCATTACGCACGATCACAGCAAGCCTCGCCAGCGCCGGCAAGACATGAAACCGCGTTACCGCGAAAACGGCGCGATTTATGCCATGCATGTTCCGTCTTTTCTGGAGAAAAAAGAGCGTTTCTGTGGACCTGTGGTGATGGTCCCGGTCGATGGTCCAACGGTCGAGATTGACAGCCAGGAAGACTGGGACGTGGTCGAGGCGTTTCTGCACGGAAGAGATCGAAAGGCTCAATTAACGACACGTCCCCAAAGTATCAAAGCAGTTATCACAGATTTTGATGGTGTTCATACTGACGATCGGGTCACAATAGACCAAGATGGCCGGGAGTGGGTTACTTGTAGCCGTCGGGACGGCCTTGGCCTAGAACTCTTAGGTAAGCGAAACGTTAGACTGATGATTCTATCCAAAGAAACAAATCCAGTCGTAAAAGCGAGGGCCGCCAAACTTCAGGTGCAGGTTATTAATCAGGTCGACAATAAGCACTCCATTTTAGATGCTTGGCGTAAGGATTTCCAGCTTGATTGGCAAGATTTAGCCTACATTGGTAACGATGTGAACGACATTGAATGTATGAGGGCTTGCGCTCTCTCTTTTGCACCTGCTGACGCGCATCCTTCAGCGCGAAGCGTAGCTGACCATGTTCTAAGTGCAGATGGCGGTAAAGGAGCAATTCGAGAAATGTGTGACTATCTACTTACAGAGGGCCTCGTAGGTGAAAGGTAA
- a CDS encoding methyltransferase domain-containing protein has protein sequence MKNEHIAAHAVWESHRDELLRQDQSHWRGVGRWEDDEAWKNIGNETLLNIEKALKIIGRDRGEITGSTVLEWGPGGGANLFAFRNSAENYIGIDISRKNLLESMRMLNAENSAVVFDAVLLKENIEDAVESFQDKVDFFISTAVFQHFPSKVYGSHVLSAIRKCCKRDAVGVIQIRYDNGFSKYRGITDISEYEQKFVTANSYQIEEFWELLQSNGFKPIAITDIITRVNYATYLISAT, from the coding sequence ATGAAAAATGAACATATTGCTGCGCACGCGGTTTGGGAAAGTCATAGAGATGAACTGTTGCGACAGGATCAGTCCCACTGGAGAGGTGTCGGGCGGTGGGAGGATGATGAGGCATGGAAAAATATCGGAAATGAGACTCTCCTTAACATAGAAAAAGCTCTAAAAATCATTGGACGTGATCGAGGCGAAATCACCGGCTCAACAGTTCTTGAATGGGGTCCTGGAGGTGGCGCAAACCTCTTTGCATTTAGGAATTCTGCTGAGAATTACATTGGTATTGATATCTCTAGAAAGAACCTTCTTGAAAGCATGCGGATGCTTAATGCTGAGAATTCTGCGGTGGTCTTTGATGCGGTGCTTTTGAAAGAGAATATCGAAGATGCAGTCGAATCATTTCAGGACAAGGTAGATTTTTTTATTAGCACTGCCGTATTTCAGCATTTTCCAAGCAAGGTATACGGTTCTCATGTCTTATCGGCAATTAGGAAGTGTTGTAAGCGCGATGCTGTAGGTGTCATACAGATCCGCTACGATAACGGTTTTAGCAAATACAGAGGAATAACTGACATATCCGAGTATGAACAAAAATTTGTAACGGCGAACTCATATCAGATTGAAGAGTTTTGGGAGCTACTTCAGTCAAATGGGTTTAAACCTATTGCAATTACGGACATAATTACTAGAGTGAACTATGCGACGTATTTGATCTCGGCTACATAG
- a CDS encoding HAD family hydrolase: protein MDGAEMEKIKEAIENHNGKIVSFDIFDTLIFRPELESRDLFFLVEARIKEELGKQFPFSKIRRAAEHSAREKLYAQNPAKEEILLGEIYEELITRYGISTELADHLMNTEQEIEIKYCRPRLSAQEIYKYALSIGKKITLVSDMYLPKETILKQLKNCKYDNFTKFYLSSNYELSKHKGGLWDFAINDLKNSNLIDEPRDILHVGDNKWSDYEVPSRLGINSISIHNPKNLFLSSPAIGKIVSDQIKLLPQEFKFILGFLANHKFDNHLNDDVVPHYKTLFGDTPYELGFQAGGMFILNFALWMYSECKARNYDEIVFLSRDGYTLKNVCDKIFPILGANIKTQYLPISRRAIYATNVQSLVDICTIELKHPVKQGMTPRMLIESRFNFVDFDVIANSLYKHGVNDLDSPIENLQTVVDALTACSTTILEAAETERDKLAKYYSPVLKNKNAVLFDLGYHGSAQRALSELLDRKLPCFYFYGHKGLVDLYREGFIVQCYLSHPEGSYLQKQLVTEIVETFFCSHGPSVTRITQTNGSWEPEYEQTPGWGIVGALKVAQLQEGIFDFIDELIEMLNKDVRHIYVEPSLSYLFLEILIKFGGPSDKMLFSDIEYENAITGERQDLSSARYWRYNKSKSKTKMGKKLLKSFERSPIADLLGKNQMLRKTYNRVFYRKVS from the coding sequence ATGGATGGCGCGGAAATGGAAAAAATTAAAGAAGCTATCGAAAACCATAATGGTAAAATAGTTAGTTTTGATATCTTCGATACTTTGATTTTCAGACCAGAACTGGAAAGTCGTGATCTATTTTTCTTAGTTGAAGCGCGAATTAAAGAGGAACTCGGAAAACAATTTCCTTTTAGTAAAATAAGACGTGCAGCGGAACATAGTGCCCGCGAGAAATTATATGCGCAGAACCCTGCTAAAGAAGAAATTTTGCTTGGTGAGATTTATGAAGAGCTAATCACCCGGTATGGCATTTCAACCGAGTTAGCAGACCATTTAATGAATACAGAACAAGAAATTGAAATAAAATACTGCAGGCCTCGCCTGTCTGCCCAAGAAATTTATAAATATGCTTTGAGCATAGGCAAAAAAATTACACTTGTGTCAGACATGTACCTCCCTAAAGAGACGATATTAAAACAACTTAAAAATTGCAAATATGATAATTTTACGAAATTTTATCTTTCATCTAATTACGAACTCTCGAAGCATAAAGGCGGCCTTTGGGATTTTGCTATTAATGACCTTAAAAATTCAAATTTAATTGATGAACCCAGAGACATCCTCCACGTAGGAGACAATAAATGGAGCGATTATGAGGTCCCTAGTCGCCTTGGAATTAATTCTATTTCGATCCACAACCCAAAGAATCTTTTCCTCTCCAGTCCTGCAATCGGCAAAATAGTTAGCGATCAAATCAAATTACTACCTCAAGAATTCAAGTTCATCCTTGGCTTTCTAGCGAACCATAAATTTGATAATCATCTTAATGATGACGTCGTTCCTCACTATAAGACTTTATTTGGTGACACGCCTTATGAACTTGGATTTCAAGCAGGCGGAATGTTTATTCTAAATTTTGCCCTTTGGATGTATTCAGAATGCAAGGCTAGAAACTACGATGAAATCGTATTTTTGAGCCGAGATGGATATACATTGAAAAATGTATGTGACAAAATTTTTCCAATTTTAGGAGCCAACATTAAAACCCAATATTTACCCATCTCCAGGCGTGCAATTTATGCTACAAATGTTCAGAGTTTGGTCGATATTTGCACAATCGAACTAAAGCATCCTGTGAAGCAGGGTATGACACCGAGGATGTTAATTGAATCGAGATTTAATTTTGTAGATTTTGATGTTATTGCGAATTCTCTATACAAGCACGGCGTTAATGATCTCGATAGCCCTATTGAGAATTTACAAACTGTAGTTGACGCTCTGACCGCCTGCAGTACTACGATTTTGGAAGCTGCTGAAACTGAAAGAGATAAGCTGGCAAAATACTATTCGCCTGTATTGAAAAATAAAAATGCCGTGCTTTTTGACCTAGGTTATCACGGCTCTGCCCAGCGGGCACTTTCAGAGTTACTAGACCGCAAATTACCCTGTTTCTATTTTTACGGTCATAAGGGGCTTGTCGATCTATATAGAGAGGGATTTATAGTCCAATGCTATCTGTCACACCCAGAAGGTTCATACTTACAAAAACAACTAGTTACAGAAATAGTTGAAACATTCTTTTGCAGTCATGGTCCTTCGGTTACACGGATAACCCAAACAAATGGCTCCTGGGAACCAGAATATGAACAAACTCCTGGTTGGGGCATCGTCGGTGCTTTAAAAGTTGCCCAACTACAAGAAGGCATCTTTGATTTCATTGATGAGCTTATCGAAATGTTAAATAAGGATGTAAGACATATATATGTTGAACCCTCTTTATCATATTTGTTTCTTGAAATATTGATCAAATTCGGCGGGCCGTCAGATAAAATGTTATTTAGTGACATTGAGTATGAAAACGCTATCACTGGCGAAAGACAAGATTTGTCATCAGCGCGCTATTGGCGCTACAATAAATCAAAATCAAAGACAAAGATGGGGAAAAAATTACTAAAATCCTTTGAGCGCTCTCCTATTGCTGATCTTCTTGGAAAGAACCAGATGCTTCGTAAGACGTACAATCGTGTTTTTTATCGCAAGGTAAGTTAA
- a CDS encoding glycosyltransferase, producing the protein MTAKLLIYCPAMTRMRGGIERLVADILNANLPCLQDHTVHVVSHNRGDLSATIPVFELPSSVDVSALNFGLREDRIAELRRFLVDEGITHVVVMDASPVFAQFLLATEGLNVPILLSEHFEPSRSAMQLKDPSLREKILSLADGIHFLLPSYSASKPKSFNGRSFVIENSVGKPERLANVTVSNRNGRFSLINVARLHFWQKRQDVLVKAFARIADKHPMWDLKLWGDVHNKKDYDKLSNLVSDSGLTSRVFFGKSLGHSELLEEIQNSHLFVIPSDFEGSPISLAEALVHGLPAVGFSECPGVNEVIRHGYNGFLALGLGDPKSLSECLDILIRSTRLRSEFSANAATLSDVRAPSKIMSDWETLLAWFTSTKKPLRNSHPDAKRILLSTKQELLPD; encoded by the coding sequence ATGACAGCCAAATTACTTATTTATTGCCCTGCCATGACGAGAATGCGTGGCGGAATCGAGCGCTTAGTTGCTGATATTTTGAACGCCAATCTACCTTGTCTTCAGGATCATACTGTTCACGTTGTATCTCACAACCGTGGTGATTTGTCTGCTACTATCCCGGTTTTCGAACTTCCAAGTAGCGTAGATGTAAGCGCCTTAAATTTTGGACTACGTGAAGATCGAATTGCGGAATTGCGGCGTTTTTTGGTCGATGAAGGCATTACTCACGTCGTGGTCATGGACGCTAGCCCCGTCTTTGCACAATTTTTGCTCGCAACTGAAGGCTTAAATGTTCCAATTTTATTGTCGGAGCATTTTGAACCAAGTAGGTCTGCCATGCAGCTGAAAGATCCAAGCCTGAGAGAAAAAATTCTTTCTTTGGCTGATGGGATACACTTTCTGTTACCATCTTATTCAGCATCTAAGCCTAAGAGTTTCAATGGAAGAAGCTTCGTAATTGAAAATTCCGTTGGAAAGCCGGAACGGTTGGCTAATGTAACTGTTAGCAATAGGAATGGCAGATTTTCTTTAATAAACGTGGCACGGCTCCACTTTTGGCAGAAAAGACAGGATGTTCTGGTTAAGGCATTTGCTAGAATTGCAGACAAGCATCCCATGTGGGATCTGAAATTATGGGGTGATGTACACAACAAGAAAGACTATGATAAACTAAGCAATCTTGTATCCGATTCTGGTTTAACTTCTCGCGTTTTCTTTGGAAAAAGCCTAGGCCACTCAGAATTACTTGAAGAGATCCAGAATTCACATCTGTTTGTGATCCCATCTGATTTTGAAGGAAGTCCTATATCACTAGCTGAAGCTCTGGTCCATGGGTTACCTGCGGTAGGTTTTTCAGAATGTCCTGGGGTGAATGAAGTAATTCGGCATGGATACAATGGTTTCCTTGCTCTTGGACTAGGCGATCCCAAATCTCTTTCTGAATGTCTTGATATCTTAATAAGGTCCACAAGATTGCGTTCAGAATTTAGTGCGAACGCGGCCACTCTTTCGGATGTGCGAGCTCCCTCAAAAATCATGTCGGATTGGGAGACACTTCTGGCTTGGTTCACTTCAACAAAAAAACCACTTAGAAACTCACATCCGGATGCAAAGCGTATTCTTTTGTCAACTAAACAAGAGCTTCTACCAGACTAA
- a CDS encoding N-acetylneuraminate synthase family protein — translation MVEVKVIAEIGCNHKGDMDIAKELIQVASKICGADVAKFQKRHNRELLTAEEYATPHPVPENAYGATYGEHREYLEFSVGQHKELQEECRLAGIDYSTSVWDLTSAQEITSLRPNLIKLPSATNQHFVLQEYLCKNYDGEIHVSTGMTTRDEIEKVIAFYEKHGRAKDLVVYACTSGYPVAFEDLCLMEINTLQEKYGDRVKSIGFSGHHLGIAADVAAMAIGAAGYDRFGKGKFEYIERHFTLDRTWKGTDHAASLEPDGLRRMCRDLRNVAKALEFKKSDLLDVEKVQRDKLKWREEKHGANIRQVS, via the coding sequence ATGGTTGAAGTGAAAGTCATTGCAGAAATTGGCTGCAATCATAAGGGCGACATGGACATCGCCAAGGAATTGATCCAGGTAGCAAGCAAGATCTGTGGTGCGGACGTTGCCAAATTTCAGAAACGTCACAATCGCGAACTTTTGACGGCAGAAGAATATGCAACCCCGCATCCGGTGCCCGAAAATGCCTATGGAGCGACATACGGAGAACATCGTGAGTATCTTGAGTTCTCTGTAGGCCAGCACAAGGAGTTGCAGGAAGAGTGCCGGTTGGCCGGTATTGACTACTCGACTTCAGTTTGGGATCTGACGTCTGCTCAGGAAATTACGTCGCTAAGACCCAACCTTATCAAGCTGCCATCAGCAACCAACCAGCACTTTGTACTCCAAGAGTATCTTTGCAAGAACTACGACGGTGAGATCCACGTCTCAACGGGCATGACCACACGTGATGAAATCGAAAAGGTTATCGCCTTCTACGAAAAGCACGGTCGCGCCAAGGATCTCGTGGTTTATGCATGCACGTCTGGGTATCCAGTTGCTTTCGAAGATCTCTGCCTGATGGAAATCAACACGCTTCAGGAAAAATACGGAGATCGCGTTAAATCTATAGGATTTTCTGGCCACCATCTCGGAATCGCTGCGGATGTTGCCGCAATGGCCATTGGAGCCGCTGGATACGATCGTTTTGGCAAAGGCAAATTCGAGTATATCGAACGCCATTTCACGCTTGATCGTACCTGGAAAGGCACCGACCACGCCGCAAGTCTAGAACCGGACGGATTGCGCCGCATGTGCCGAGACTTGCGTAATGTTGCCAAGGCCCTTGAGTTCAAGAAGTCAGATCTTCTGGACGTCGAGAAAGTGCAGCGCGATAAGCTGAAGTGGCGTGAAGAAAAGCATGGGGCGAACATTCGGCAGGTGTCTTAA
- a CDS encoding class I SAM-dependent methyltransferase has product MNDQAKTKNYELVFELDRHRTCPTCRERTFHVRSDYPTTSREFSVLQTIWCTSCGSGYAENADLVIEKYYKSDYGAGRGDRSGSPKEFFAPDNRNGYFHRAWSHVRILKEVGANCRSVVDLGAGHGAFLHVCGAQDKLAIEPDDHCKPYLEYIGAKRVNINDLEERSLDLAYASHSIEHLTHKTLNSTVENLIGALRLGGHILVEVPPGMFTRCVYKGDNDPHTMFFSPEGIRKVLRRDDTVIVFNKCLAPNPWPIRNSPIYAPDEMDEFASDTRGAICVVAKKIR; this is encoded by the coding sequence ATGAACGACCAAGCTAAAACGAAAAACTATGAACTTGTATTTGAGCTCGACCGGCATAGAACCTGCCCTACTTGCAGAGAACGAACGTTTCACGTGCGCTCGGATTATCCGACTACTAGTCGAGAGTTTTCTGTGCTTCAAACAATATGGTGTACTAGCTGCGGATCTGGTTACGCAGAAAACGCAGATTTAGTGATCGAAAAGTATTACAAATCCGATTATGGTGCTGGTCGTGGAGATCGATCTGGTAGCCCAAAAGAATTTTTCGCGCCAGACAATAGAAATGGCTATTTTCATCGCGCTTGGTCTCATGTGCGTATATTGAAAGAAGTCGGAGCAAATTGCAGAAGTGTCGTAGACCTTGGTGCAGGTCATGGAGCGTTCCTACATGTGTGCGGGGCACAAGACAAACTAGCTATTGAACCAGACGATCATTGTAAACCCTACCTTGAATATATTGGAGCGAAACGCGTAAATATTAATGATCTCGAAGAGCGAAGCCTAGATCTTGCTTATGCCTCGCATTCCATTGAGCATCTTACACACAAAACACTAAATTCTACTGTTGAAAATTTGATTGGCGCTCTGCGTTTAGGTGGACATATACTTGTGGAAGTTCCTCCTGGCATGTTCACCAGATGCGTTTATAAGGGTGATAACGATCCACACACCATGTTTTTCTCTCCAGAAGGTATCCGTAAAGTATTACGTCGCGACGATACTGTGATCGTGTTTAATAAATGCCTCGCACCAAATCCTTGGCCAATTCGGAACTCGCCCATCTATGCACCCGATGAGATGGACGAATTTGCGAGTGATACTCGGGGAGCAATCTGCGTGGTAGCTAAGAAGATCAGGTGA
- a CDS encoding DUF6716 putative glycosyltransferase codes for MKVLALAGYDSFFNAARLIAPYFEKLGATVDYALVKARRRKQISHEQLNELGLGNKVQYVDIKDYCESGEILKFDIVLSCLEGLSTRRLFHYLSSYGERRPYVICVYPGLILRYDYDGFAARAPADQLWLNCQRDLDNYTKMCEAYEVDASNSRLFGNVSLLEKIERTPNASDTGPIVFFEQAIIPRYYVERKYLVDKLCDLASRHPRRRFLVKARAAGSKATLHRSWYPIEDLFDEKIRLEGSIPSNISLTEQSAGQLLAEAAHCITVSSTVAIEAIHANVPTTIVRDFGAHDDYGLQYFYGSGLLKSLSEIQIGKHLKVDENWLSKYTCSPYSNLSLIDSVKKDYKRKRDIQSSLRCQIGQELQEEISSYGQEYILSRKYMSKENWLSRLMRNLKKI; via the coding sequence ATGAAAGTCTTAGCGCTCGCGGGATATGATTCATTTTTTAATGCTGCGCGTTTAATAGCGCCATATTTCGAGAAACTAGGTGCAACGGTAGACTATGCCCTTGTAAAAGCTCGTAGAAGAAAGCAAATATCCCATGAACAACTCAACGAATTAGGACTGGGTAATAAAGTACAGTACGTTGATATTAAGGATTATTGTGAAAGCGGTGAGATACTTAAGTTTGATATAGTACTATCCTGTTTAGAGGGTCTTTCTACAAGGCGTCTTTTTCACTACCTTAGTAGTTATGGGGAACGTCGACCTTACGTAATATGTGTATATCCTGGCTTGATATTACGATACGATTACGACGGTTTTGCCGCACGGGCCCCTGCAGACCAGCTGTGGCTAAACTGTCAGCGAGATCTCGATAACTATACAAAAATGTGTGAAGCATATGAGGTCGATGCATCAAATTCTCGTTTATTCGGAAATGTTTCACTGCTTGAAAAGATCGAACGTACGCCAAACGCAAGCGACACGGGCCCAATTGTGTTTTTTGAGCAAGCAATAATTCCTCGTTATTATGTTGAACGTAAGTATTTAGTAGATAAATTATGCGATCTGGCGAGTCGACATCCTCGTAGAAGGTTCCTAGTAAAAGCGAGAGCAGCAGGTTCTAAAGCGACGCTTCATAGGTCCTGGTATCCTATTGAGGATCTATTTGACGAAAAAATAAGGTTAGAAGGAAGTATACCTTCGAATATATCTCTAACAGAACAGAGCGCCGGACAGCTTCTTGCAGAAGCAGCCCATTGTATAACCGTCTCATCGACCGTTGCCATTGAGGCAATCCACGCCAATGTACCAACTACTATAGTTAGGGATTTTGGGGCCCACGATGACTATGGGTTGCAATATTTTTATGGGTCAGGGTTATTGAAAAGCTTGTCAGAAATACAAATTGGAAAGCATTTGAAAGTAGATGAGAATTGGCTTTCAAAGTATACATGCTCACCATATTCGAATTTAAGTCTGATAGACAGTGTCAAAAAAGACTACAAACGAAAGAGAGATATTCAAAGTAGTCTACGGTGCCAAATAGGACAGGAATTACAAGAAGAAATATCCTCCTATGGGCAAGAGTACATTTTAAGTAGAAAGTATATGTCAAAAGAAAATTGGTTGAGCCGATTGATGAGGAATCTAAAGAAAATTTAG